In the Rattus rattus isolate New Zealand chromosome 18, Rrattus_CSIRO_v1, whole genome shotgun sequence genome, one interval contains:
- the LOC116887109 gene encoding keratin-associated protein 10-8-like yields the protein MAASTLSICSSDLSYDSRVCLPGSCDSCTDSSWQVDDCPESCCEPCGCAPSCCQPSCCVPCCAPSCCVPSCCQASCCAPSCCAPTPCLLCTPVSCVSSPCCQQSSCQPACCTCSPCQQPCGVTLCCKPVCCTPICSASSSSCCCQPSCCAPVCCKPVCCKPCSSLSLLCRPVCRPACCVPTSSCCASSCQPSCCRPASCVSLLCRPACSRQAC from the coding sequence ATGGCTGCCTCTACCTTGTCCATTTGCTCCAGTGACTTGAGCTACGACAGCCGCGTCTGCCTGCCCGGTTCCTGTGACTCTTGCACTGACTCCTCCTGGCAGGTGGACGACTGCCCAGAGAGCTGCTGTGAGCCCTGCGGCTGTGcccccagctgctgccagcctAGCTGCTGTGTTCCTTGCTGTGCCCCCAGTTGCTGTGTTCCCAGCTGTTGCCAGGCCAGCTGCTGTGCCCCCAGCTGCTGTGCCCCAACCCCTTGCCTCCTCTGCACCCCAGTGAGCTGTGTGTCCAGCCCCTGCTGCCAGCAGTCTAGCTGCCAACCAGCTTGCTGCACCTGCTCCCCCTGCCAGCAGCCCTGTGGTGTGACCCTTTGCTGCAAGCCTGTGTGCTGCACACCCatctgctctgcctcctcctcctcctgctgctgccagccctcctgctgtgctcctgtaTGCTGCAAGCCTGTGTGCTGCAAGCCCTGCTCCAGCCTGTCCCTGCTGTGCCGCCCTGTGTGCAGACCTGCCTGCTGTGTGCCCACCTCCTCCTGCTGTGCCTCCtcctgccagcccagctgctgtcgCCCAGCCTCCTGTGTGTCCCTGCTGTGCCGCCCTGCCTGCTCCAGACAGGCCTGCTGA
- the LOC116887115 gene encoding keratin-associated protein 12-1-like isoform X1, whose protein sequence is MCHTSCSSGCQPACSCCVSSPCQPACVPLSCRPAICVPVRCQVTCCVPVSCRPTVCMAPSCQSSVCVPVSCRPVCVTSSCQSSGCCQPSCPSLVCRPVTCSTPSCC, encoded by the exons ATGTGCCACACCAGTTGTTCTTCAGGTTGCCAGCCAGCCTGCT CCTGCTGTGTGTCTAGTCCCTGCCAGCCAGCCTGTGTACCCTTGAGCTGCAGGCCTGCCATATGTGTTCCTGTGAGATGCCAGGTGACCTGCTGTGTACCTGTAAGCTGCAGACCCACTGTGTGCATGGCCCCCTCCTGccagtcctctgtgtgtgtacctgtgagcTGCCGGCCAGTCTGTGTGACCTCTTCCTGCCAGTCCTCTGGATGCTGCcagccctcctgcccctccctggtCTGCAGGCCTGTCACCTGTAGCACCCCCTCCTGCTGCTGA
- the LOC116887115 gene encoding keratin-associated protein 12-1-like isoform X2: MCHTSCSSGCQPACCVSSPCQPACCVSSPCQPACCVSSPCQPACVPLSCRPAICVPVRCQSSVCVPVSCRPVCVTSSCQSSGCCQPSCPSLVCRPVTCSTPSCC; encoded by the exons ATGTGCCACACCAGTTGTTCTTCAGGTTGCCAGCCAGCCTGCTGTGTGTCCAGCCCCTGTCAGCCAGCCTGCTGTGTGTCTAGCCCTTGCCAGCCAGCCTGCTGTGTGTCTAGTCCCTGCCAGCCAGCCTGTGTACCCTTGAGCTGCAGGCCTGCCATATGTGTTCCTGTGAGATGCCAG tcctctgtgtgtgtacctgtgagcTGCCGGCCAGTCTGTGTGACCTCTTCCTGCCAGTCCTCTGGATGCTGCcagccctcctgcccctccctggtCTGCAGGCCTGTCACCTGTAGCACCCCCTCCTGCTGCTGA
- the LOC116887097 gene encoding keratin-associated protein 10-3-like isoform X4 yields the protein MAASTMSVCSDAPTNSSWQVDDCPESCCEPCGCAPSCCQPSCCVPCCAPSCCAPSCCAPTPCLLCTPVSCVSSPCCQSSCCTPSCCQQSSCQPACCTCSPCQQSCGVTLCCKPVCCVPPSCCVPVCCRPVCCTPICSASSSCCCQPSCCAPVCCRPVCCKPCSSLSLLCRPVCRPACCVPTSSCCASSCQPSCCRPASCVSLLCRPACSRQACSGHKSTC from the exons ATGGCCGCCTCCACTATGTCTGTCTGCTCTGACGCTCCCACTAACTCCTCCTGGCAGGTGGACGACTGCCCAGAGAGCTGCTGTGAGCCCTGCGGCTGTGcccccagctgctgccagcccagctgctgtgtTCCTTGCTGTGCCCCCAGCTGCTGTGCCCCCAGCTGCTGTGCCCCAACCCCTTGCCTCCTCTGCACCCCAGTGAGCTGTGTGTCCAGCCCCTGCTGCCAGTCTTCCTGCTGCACACCCTCATGCTGCCAGCAGTCTAGCTGCCAGCCAGCTTGCTGCACCTGCTCCCCCTGCCAGCAGTCCTGTGGTGTGACCCTTTGCTGCaagcctgtgtgctgtgtgcca CCCTcctgctgtgtgcctgtctgctgcaggcctgtgtgctgcacacccatctgctctgcctcctcctcctgctgctgccagccctcctgctgtgctcctgtgtgcTGCAGGCCTGTGTGCTGCAAGCCCTGCTCCAGCCTGTCCCTGCTGTGCCGCCCTGTGTGCAGACCTGCCTGCTGTGTGCCCACCTCCTCCTGCTGTGCCTCCtcctgccagcccagctgctgtcgCCCAGCCTCCTGTGTGTCCCTGCTGTGCCGCCCTGCCTGCTCCAGACAGGCCTGCTCTGGACACAAGTCCACCTGCTGA
- the LOC116887097 gene encoding keratin-associated protein 10-8-like isoform X1, which yields MAASTMSVCSDAPTNSSWQVDDCPESCCEPCGCAPSCCQPSCCVPCCAPSCCAPSCCAPTPCLLCTPVSCVSSPCCQSSCCTPSCCQQSSCQPACCTCSPCQQSCGVTLCCKPVCCVPVCCGASSSCCQQSSCEPSCCTCSPCQQPCGPSCCVPVCCRPVCCTPICSASSSCCCQPSCCAPVCCRPVCCKPCSSLSLLCRPVCRPACCVPTSSCCASSCQPSCCRPASCVSLLCRPACSRQACSGHKSTC from the exons ATGGCCGCCTCCACTATGTCTGTCTGCTCTGACGCTCCCACTAACTCCTCCTGGCAGGTGGACGACTGCCCAGAGAGCTGCTGTGAGCCCTGCGGCTGTGcccccagctgctgccagcccagctgctgtgtTCCTTGCTGTGCCCCCAGCTGCTGTGCCCCCAGCTGCTGTGCCCCAACCCCTTGCCTCCTCTGCACCCCAGTGAGCTGTGTGTCCAGCCCCTGCTGCCAGTCTTCCTGCTGCACACCCTCATGCTGCCAGCAGTCTAGCTGCCAGCCAGCTTGCTGCACCTGCTCCCCCTGCCAGCAGTCCTGTGGTGTGACCCTTTGCTGCaagcctgtgtgctgtgtgccagTCTGCTGTGGTGCTTCCTCCTCATGCTGCCAGCAGTCTAGCTGTGAGCCCTCTTGCTGCACCTGCTCCCCCTGCCAGCAGCCCTGCGGT CCCTcctgctgtgtgcctgtctgctgcaggcctgtgtgctgcacacccatctgctctgcctcctcctcctgctgctgccagccctcctgctgtgctcctgtgtgcTGCAGGCCTGTGTGCTGCAAGCCCTGCTCCAGCCTGTCCCTGCTGTGCCGCCCTGTGTGCAGACCTGCCTGCTGTGTGCCCACCTCCTCCTGCTGTGCCTCCtcctgccagcccagctgctgtcgCCCAGCCTCCTGTGTGTCCCTGCTGTGCCGCCCTGCCTGCTCCAGACAGGCCTGCTCTGGACACAAGTCCACCTGCTGA
- the LOC116887097 gene encoding keratin-associated protein 10-3-like isoform X3, with protein sequence MAASTMSVCSDAPTNSSWQVDDCPESCCEPCGCAPSCCQPSCCVPCCAPSCCAPSCCAPTPCLLCTPVSCVSSPCCQSSCCTPSCCQQSSCQPACCTCSPCQQSCGVTLCCKPVCCVPVCCGPSCCVPVCCRPVCCTPICSASSSCCCQPSCCAPVCCRPVCCKPCSSLSLLCRPVCRPACCVPTSSCCASSCQPSCCRPASCVSLLCRPACSRQACSGHKSTC encoded by the exons ATGGCCGCCTCCACTATGTCTGTCTGCTCTGACGCTCCCACTAACTCCTCCTGGCAGGTGGACGACTGCCCAGAGAGCTGCTGTGAGCCCTGCGGCTGTGcccccagctgctgccagcccagctgctgtgtTCCTTGCTGTGCCCCCAGCTGCTGTGCCCCCAGCTGCTGTGCCCCAACCCCTTGCCTCCTCTGCACCCCAGTGAGCTGTGTGTCCAGCCCCTGCTGCCAGTCTTCCTGCTGCACACCCTCATGCTGCCAGCAGTCTAGCTGCCAGCCAGCTTGCTGCACCTGCTCCCCCTGCCAGCAGTCCTGTGGTGTGACCCTTTGCTGCaagcctgtgtgctgtgtgccagTCTGCTGTGGT CCCTcctgctgtgtgcctgtctgctgcaggcctgtgtgctgcacacccatctgctctgcctcctcctcctgctgctgccagccctcctgctgtgctcctgtgtgcTGCAGGCCTGTGTGCTGCAAGCCCTGCTCCAGCCTGTCCCTGCTGTGCCGCCCTGTGTGCAGACCTGCCTGCTGTGTGCCCACCTCCTCCTGCTGTGCCTCCtcctgccagcccagctgctgtcgCCCAGCCTCCTGTGTGTCCCTGCTGTGCCGCCCTGCCTGCTCCAGACAGGCCTGCTCTGGACACAAGTCCACCTGCTGA
- the LOC116887106 gene encoding LOW QUALITY PROTEIN: keratin-associated protein 10-8-like (The sequence of the model RefSeq protein was modified relative to this genomic sequence to represent the inferred CDS: inserted 1 base in 1 codon), whose amino-acid sequence MAASTMSVCSDAPTNSSWQVDDCPESCCEPCGCAPSCCQPSCCVPCCAPSCCAPSCCAPTPCLLCTPVSCVSSPCCQSSCCTPSCCQQSSCQPACCTCXPCQQPCSVTLCCRPVCCTPICSESCCQQSSCQSSCCQPSCCVPVCCRPVCCTPICSASSSCCCQPSCCAPVCCRPVCCKPCSSLSLLCRPVCRPACCVPTSSCCASSCQPSCCRPASCVSLLCRPACSRQACSGHKSTC is encoded by the exons ATGGCTGCctccaccatgtctgtctgctctgACGCTCCCACCAACTCCTCCTGGCAGGTGGACGACTGCCCAGAGAGCTGCTGTGAGCCCTGCGGCTGTGcccccagctgctgccagcctAGCTGCTGTGTTCCTTGCTGTGCCCCCAGCTGCTGTGCCCCCAGCTGCTGTGCCCCAACCCCTTGCCTCCTCTGTACCCCAGTGAGCTGTGTGTCCAGCCCCTGCTGCCAATCTTCCTGCTGCACACCCTCATGCTGCCAGCAGTCTAGCTGCCAGCCAGCTTGCTGCACCT CCCCCTGCCAGCAGCCCTGCAGTGTGAC CCTTTGCTGCAGGCCTGTGTGCTGCACACCCATCTGCTCTGAATCCTGCTGCCAGCAGTCTAGCTGCCAGTCCTCCTGCTGCCAGCCCTcctgctgtgtgcctgtctgctgcaggcctgtgtgctgcacacccatctgctctgcctcctcctcctgctgctgccagccctcctgctgtgctcctgtgtgcTGCAGGCCTGTGTGCTGCAAGCCCTGCTCCAGCCTGTCCCTGCTGTGCCGCCCTGTGTGCAGACCTGCCTGCTGTGTGCCCACCTCCTCCTGCTGTGCCTCCtcctgccagcccagctgctgtcgCCCAGCCTCCTGTGTGTCCCTGCTGTGCCGCCCTGCCTGCTCCAGACAGGCCTGCTCTGGACACAAGTCCACCTGCTGA
- the LOC116887097 gene encoding keratin-associated protein 10-8-like isoform X2 yields MAASTMSVCSDAPTNSSWQVDDCPESCCEPCGCAPSCCQPSCCVPCCAPSCCAPSCCAPTPCLLCTPVSCVSSPCCQSSCCTPSCCQQSSCQPACCTCSPCQQSCGVTLCCKPVCCTPICSESCCQQSAASPPCCQPSCCVPVCCRPVCCTPICSASSSCCCQPSCCAPVCCRPVCCKPCSSLSLLCRPVCRPACCVPTSSCCASSCQPSCCRPASCVSLLCRPACSRQACSGHKSTC; encoded by the exons ATGGCCGCCTCCACTATGTCTGTCTGCTCTGACGCTCCCACTAACTCCTCCTGGCAGGTGGACGACTGCCCAGAGAGCTGCTGTGAGCCCTGCGGCTGTGcccccagctgctgccagcccagctgctgtgtTCCTTGCTGTGCCCCCAGCTGCTGTGCCCCCAGCTGCTGTGCCCCAACCCCTTGCCTCCTCTGCACCCCAGTGAGCTGTGTGTCCAGCCCCTGCTGCCAGTCTTCCTGCTGCACACCCTCATGCTGCCAGCAGTCTAGCTGCCAGCCAGCTTGCTGCACCTGCTCCCCCTGCCAGCAGTCCTGTGGTGTGACCCTTTGCTGCaa GCCTGTGTGCTGCACACCCATCTGCTCTGAATCCTGCTGCCAGCAGTCAGCTGCCAGTCCTCCCTGCTGCCAGCCCTcctgctgtgtgcctgtctgctgcaggcctgtgtgctgcacacccatctgctctgcctcctcctcctgctgctgccagccctcctgctgtgctcctgtgtgcTGCAGGCCTGTGTGCTGCAAGCCCTGCTCCAGCCTGTCCCTGCTGTGCCGCCCTGTGTGCAGACCTGCCTGCTGTGTGCCCACCTCCTCCTGCTGTGCCTCCtcctgccagcccagctgctgtcgCCCAGCCTCCTGTGTGTCCCTGCTGTGCCGCCCTGCCTGCTCCAGACAGGCCTGCTCTGGACACAAGTCCACCTGCTGA
- the LOC116887115 gene encoding keratin-associated protein 12-1-like isoform X3, whose product MCHTSCSSGCQPACCVSSPCQPACCVPAICVPVRCQVTCCVPVSCRPTVCMAPSCQSSVCVPVSCRPVCVTSSCQSSGCCQPSCPSLVCRPVTCSTPSCC is encoded by the exons ATGTGCCACACCAGTTGTTCTTCAGGTTGCCAGCCAGCCTGCTGTGTGTCCAGCCCCTGTCAGCCAGCCTGCTGTGT GCCTGCCATATGTGTTCCTGTGAGATGCCAGGTGACCTGCTGTGTACCTGTAAGCTGCAGACCCACTGTGTGCATGGCCCCCTCCTGccagtcctctgtgtgtgtacctgtgagcTGCCGGCCAGTCTGTGTGACCTCTTCCTGCCAGTCCTCTGGATGCTGCcagccctcctgcccctccctggtCTGCAGGCCTGTCACCTGTAGCACCCCCTCCTGCTGCTGA